Proteins encoded within one genomic window of uncultured Sphingopyxis sp.:
- a CDS encoding ATP-binding protein, with amino-acid sequence MDLTERLSENLVQLARLGLAGRSQDVQAYLRQAVRRLKGQEPGLARELSELLARAPTELSPLRDFGSALVPVDADSRLALAKSEYPIIGSEAPILDDELRIKLEQVASERDHLAALEAQGLGPTRSLLFVGPPGVGKTMSARWLAHLLDRPLITLDLATVMSSYLGKTGSNIRAVLDYAKSVESVLLLDEFDSIAKRRDDEGDVGELKRLVTVLLQEVDDWPATSLLVAATNHGELLDPAVWRRFDDVLEFRLPSSELREDLLRTAFGEDGEKIDGWLPLLTILWEDRSYSDLTRTAQWIRRRATTKALNLDEVLLDRIGNELRTSAPEMRKRAAALLAQQGMSDRRISETVGISRDTMRRDRRDAKNG; translated from the coding sequence ATGGACTTGACGGAGCGCCTTTCGGAAAATTTAGTCCAGCTTGCCCGCCTCGGACTCGCCGGTCGTTCGCAGGATGTTCAAGCCTATTTGCGCCAAGCTGTGCGGCGACTCAAGGGGCAAGAGCCTGGGTTGGCTCGGGAGTTATCGGAACTTCTCGCGCGGGCGCCAACTGAGCTTTCGCCCCTGCGCGATTTCGGCAGCGCGCTTGTTCCCGTCGATGCCGATTCCCGGCTTGCGCTCGCCAAGAGTGAATATCCGATCATTGGCAGCGAAGCGCCCATCCTTGATGATGAGTTACGCATCAAGCTTGAGCAGGTGGCTTCCGAACGCGATCATCTGGCGGCGCTAGAAGCGCAAGGCCTCGGCCCCACCCGATCTCTTCTTTTTGTCGGTCCGCCGGGCGTCGGCAAGACGATGAGCGCGCGCTGGTTGGCGCATCTCCTCGACCGCCCGCTGATTACACTCGACCTTGCGACCGTAATGAGCAGCTATCTCGGCAAAACCGGATCTAATATTCGAGCGGTGCTGGACTACGCCAAGAGCGTTGAATCGGTGTTGCTCCTCGATGAGTTCGATTCGATCGCGAAACGACGCGACGATGAAGGCGACGTCGGCGAGTTGAAGCGGCTCGTCACCGTCCTTCTGCAAGAAGTCGATGATTGGCCCGCTACTAGCCTCCTTGTCGCGGCAACCAATCACGGTGAACTCTTGGACCCTGCCGTCTGGCGGCGGTTCGACGATGTCCTCGAATTTCGGTTGCCGTCGTCGGAACTGCGCGAAGATTTGCTGCGGACTGCTTTTGGAGAAGATGGGGAGAAGATAGATGGTTGGCTCCCATTGTTGACAATCCTTTGGGAGGACCGCTCCTATAGCGACCTGACCCGCACCGCCCAATGGATCCGCCGCCGTGCTACGACGAAAGCACTCAATCTGGACGAAGTTCTGCTTGACCGTATCGGCAACGAGCTTCGAACAAGCGCCCCGGAGATGCGCAAGCGCGCCGCAGCGCTACTCGCCCAGCAGGGAATGAGCGACCGGCGGATTAGCGAAACCGTTGGAATTTCGCGGGATACGATGCGACGCGACAGGAGAGATGCAAAGAATGGCTAG
- a CDS encoding S8 family peptidase, which translates to MASPRYLIGQGEKLSEEIARPPRGMGEKAHPYSFAEARRRLAPQWEHVADVLDDLPDLACPAGEAALELTLHPSYLAKSYYPANLLRELDLIHLGSRAAHVVPEKVVSARAEERGMAQPAPVLFLAGNVDRLAEFGASVGAWRPSEDQVAEDFRKIESVRVPGDNRLKGLSDRFRDRDEIPMEVVLHSPEAMAGRNHNYVIEAFESFMRSLDVWCDVDRTRHAGGLAFLPIRAPRVRLDAILDFTFLRVLREAPRIVPFDPVARSVGSVFPVALSGESAEANDIAAAIFDGGLPANHGLDQWVTLHDAPGVGRPIASGQAHGLAVTSAFLFGPLVQGEPTRRPHANVDHWRVYGEGDNDDFEAFALLDRIEEILTSRRYDFINISLGPDYAIDDDDVSPWTARLDQLLAGGETVATIACGNNGMNDKESGLHRIQPPSDGVNMLGVGASDSFGATWARAPYSAWGPGRSPGYVKPDFVAFGGSHASPFLALSPGTPTVAQGTMGTSFAAPVAMRCGAGIRAQFTESLWAPAVKALLVHQASGDFDKRPEIGWGMLSHGLGDLVLCDDYEAHILYQRQMPTTGAVRLYLPVPDGLTGNVEIKATFSFYCDVDPEDAINYTRGGLEIQFRPDTTKIPPPYVKDDKIITPTVPASDSFFSAKNFYATEHMHRDDAQKWETTLTRSKTKRAASLNQPAFDVSYIAREHGHAGARPSNMKFALVLTLRNRSARDLYDRVIVSSANRLQPMRPRAGVQVPVRLSQ; encoded by the coding sequence ATGGCTAGTCCGCGCTATCTTATCGGTCAGGGCGAAAAGCTCTCCGAGGAAATCGCCCGCCCGCCGCGGGGCATGGGGGAGAAGGCTCATCCTTACTCCTTCGCGGAAGCGCGCCGACGTCTTGCTCCGCAATGGGAGCACGTGGCTGATGTGCTGGACGATCTTCCTGACCTGGCCTGTCCTGCAGGGGAGGCGGCATTGGAGTTGACGCTCCATCCAAGCTATCTCGCCAAAAGCTATTATCCCGCGAACTTGCTACGCGAGCTCGATCTTATTCATCTCGGGTCGCGTGCAGCGCATGTGGTGCCCGAGAAAGTGGTTTCGGCGCGGGCCGAGGAGCGTGGAATGGCGCAGCCGGCACCCGTCCTCTTCCTTGCCGGAAATGTCGATCGCTTGGCTGAGTTCGGGGCCTCAGTCGGCGCTTGGCGTCCGTCCGAAGACCAGGTGGCCGAGGATTTCCGTAAGATTGAAAGCGTACGCGTCCCAGGGGATAACCGGTTGAAAGGGTTATCGGATCGCTTCCGGGATCGCGACGAGATTCCAATGGAGGTCGTTCTCCACAGCCCCGAAGCTATGGCGGGGCGCAACCATAATTATGTGATTGAGGCGTTCGAGAGTTTCATGCGTTCACTCGACGTGTGGTGCGACGTGGATCGCACGCGTCACGCTGGCGGGCTTGCATTCCTGCCCATTCGCGCGCCACGCGTTAGGCTGGACGCGATTCTCGATTTCACATTTCTTCGCGTGCTCCGGGAGGCGCCGCGTATTGTCCCTTTCGACCCGGTGGCTCGTTCGGTGGGCTCGGTGTTTCCGGTTGCGCTTTCAGGGGAGTCGGCCGAAGCCAATGATATCGCAGCGGCGATTTTCGATGGCGGACTTCCAGCCAATCATGGCCTAGATCAATGGGTGACCCTGCACGATGCGCCGGGAGTTGGCCGGCCGATCGCGTCGGGACAGGCCCATGGACTAGCGGTCACCTCGGCGTTTCTTTTTGGTCCGCTGGTTCAGGGAGAACCGACGCGCCGACCGCACGCCAATGTCGATCATTGGCGCGTCTATGGCGAGGGCGACAATGACGATTTCGAAGCCTTTGCTCTTCTCGACCGGATCGAGGAAATCCTCACCTCCCGACGCTATGATTTCATTAACATTAGTCTCGGCCCCGACTATGCCATCGATGATGATGATGTCAGCCCGTGGACCGCGCGGCTCGACCAGCTCCTCGCCGGTGGCGAGACGGTGGCAACGATTGCTTGTGGCAATAACGGCATGAACGACAAGGAGAGCGGACTCCATCGCATCCAGCCGCCCTCTGATGGCGTCAACATGCTGGGAGTCGGGGCGAGCGACAGTTTCGGCGCCACATGGGCACGTGCGCCGTATAGCGCTTGGGGGCCGGGTCGTAGCCCCGGCTACGTCAAACCCGATTTCGTGGCGTTCGGCGGTTCGCATGCGAGCCCGTTCCTTGCGCTGAGTCCGGGAACCCCCACGGTGGCGCAGGGTACGATGGGGACGAGCTTCGCGGCTCCCGTTGCTATGCGCTGCGGCGCCGGTATCCGTGCCCAGTTTACCGAGAGCCTCTGGGCGCCAGCGGTTAAGGCTCTTCTCGTCCACCAGGCGAGCGGTGATTTCGACAAGCGACCCGAAATTGGCTGGGGTATGCTGTCGCACGGGCTGGGCGATCTAGTTCTTTGCGACGACTATGAGGCGCATATCCTGTACCAGCGTCAGATGCCCACGACGGGAGCGGTCCGGCTCTATCTGCCCGTCCCGGACGGGTTGACCGGCAATGTCGAGATCAAGGCGACCTTCAGCTTCTACTGTGATGTCGATCCGGAAGACGCGATCAACTATACGCGCGGGGGTCTCGAAATTCAGTTTCGGCCCGATACGACCAAAATTCCGCCGCCCTACGTAAAGGACGACAAGATCATCACCCCCACGGTTCCTGCGTCGGATAGCTTCTTCTCCGCGAAAAACTTTTATGCGACCGAGCATATGCACCGCGACGATGCGCAGAAATGGGAGACGACACTTACGCGCAGCAAGACGAAGCGCGCGGCATCGCTCAACCAACCCGCGTTTGACGTCAGCTATATCGCGCGGGAGCATGGTCATGCAGGCGCGCGTCCGTCGAACATGAAGTTCGCTCTCGTTCTGACATTGCGTAATCGCTCAGCCCGCGACCTCTACGATCGCGTGATTGTGAGTTCGGCCAATCGCTTGCAACCAATGCGGCCTCGCGCGGGGGTCCAGGTGCCAGTGCGGCTTTCGCAGTAG
- a CDS encoding efflux RND transporter periplasmic adaptor subunit, whose protein sequence is MTKKHLLLALPLFAALPLAACGDGAATKEESAEKPAAGEYERGPHRGRMLRDGDFALEITIFEDGVEPEFHVYAYRGDKPVKPSEVQLSMQLVRLGGKIDKFAFAPQEDFLRGNGVVTEPHSFDVRVQASEGGRNHKWAYQSYEGRTTITAEAAKAGGIKIETAGGATVSDLIDMGGRVEVTPEGRAEVRARLPGLIVSLNGKIGQTVRRGQVLARVESSHSLQTYTITAPISGTIVEKNVNVGDTTGDRSLFAIADPTNLHAEFFVYPRDAERVRVGQPVTLKSLSGEGTIQSVVEAVVPTADVASQTLLAHVHLPTSAANAFRPGMAVEGSFAVAQANVPLAVRTKAIQRFRDFEVVFAKVGNTYEVRMLEIGRRTPEWTEILGGLEPGTQYVTDGAFLIRADIDKSGASHDH, encoded by the coding sequence ATGACCAAGAAACATCTGCTGCTGGCGCTGCCCTTGTTCGCCGCCCTGCCCCTCGCCGCCTGCGGCGATGGCGCCGCGACCAAGGAAGAGAGTGCCGAAAAGCCGGCCGCCGGCGAATATGAGCGCGGCCCCCACCGCGGCCGCATGCTCCGCGACGGCGACTTCGCCCTCGAAATCACCATCTTCGAAGATGGCGTCGAGCCCGAGTTCCACGTCTATGCCTATCGCGGCGACAAGCCGGTGAAGCCTTCGGAGGTCCAGCTGTCGATGCAGCTCGTGCGCCTCGGCGGCAAGATCGACAAATTCGCCTTCGCACCGCAGGAGGATTTTCTGCGCGGCAATGGCGTCGTCACCGAACCACACAGCTTCGACGTGCGCGTGCAGGCGTCCGAAGGCGGCCGCAATCACAAATGGGCCTATCAGAGCTATGAGGGCCGCACGACGATCACCGCCGAAGCCGCCAAGGCCGGCGGGATCAAGATCGAGACCGCGGGCGGCGCGACCGTCAGCGATCTCATCGACATGGGCGGCCGCGTCGAGGTGACGCCCGAAGGCCGCGCCGAAGTGCGCGCGCGCCTGCCCGGCCTCATCGTCTCGCTCAATGGCAAGATCGGCCAGACCGTGCGCCGCGGCCAGGTACTGGCGCGTGTCGAGTCCAGCCATTCGCTCCAGACCTATACGATCACCGCGCCGATCAGCGGCACGATCGTCGAGAAGAATGTCAATGTCGGCGACACGACCGGCGACCGCTCGCTGTTCGCGATCGCCGATCCGACGAACCTCCATGCCGAGTTTTTCGTCTATCCGCGCGACGCCGAGCGCGTCCGCGTCGGCCAGCCGGTCACGCTGAAGAGCCTGTCAGGCGAAGGCACGATCCAGAGCGTCGTCGAGGCGGTCGTGCCGACCGCCGATGTCGCGAGCCAGACCTTGCTGGCCCATGTCCATCTGCCGACGTCGGCGGCGAACGCCTTCCGCCCTGGCATGGCGGTCGAGGGCAGCTTCGCGGTCGCGCAGGCGAATGTGCCGCTCGCGGTCCGGACGAAGGCGATCCAGCGCTTCCGCGATTTCGAGGTGGTCTTCGCCAAGGTCGGCAACACCTATGAGGTGCGGATGCTCGAGATTGGTCGGCGCACGCCCGAATGGACCGAGATCCTCGGCGGGCTGGAACCCGGCACCCAATATGTCACCGATGGCGCCTTCCTGATCCGGGCCGACATCGACAAGTCGGGAGCGAGCCATGACCACTGA
- a CDS encoding helix-turn-helix domain-containing protein, protein MSDEEDANARAARARQGSPFLSPEQAAFYLSLSLRTLQEYRTAGTGPVYRRHSRHIRYHIDDLDAWSRGVGEAGDDA, encoded by the coding sequence ATGTCCGACGAGGAAGATGCCAATGCGCGTGCGGCGCGTGCACGGCAAGGATCGCCCTTCTTGAGCCCGGAACAGGCGGCCTTCTACCTTAGCTTGTCGCTGCGCACCCTGCAGGAATACCGGACGGCGGGGACAGGGCCGGTCTACCGGCGCCACAGCCGGCATATCCGTTATCACATCGACGATCTCGATGCCTGGTCGCGCGGGGTCGGGGAGGCGGGGGACGATGCGTAG
- a CDS encoding DUF736 family protein → MAAIGFVNGTIEKGFVGQLKTLSIRASIEISPNRGKGSDVQPDFRVFSEGVEIGAGWVRTGEVSGKTYVSLSLAAPEFGPRRLYANLGRAAGQDDDDTYAVIWNPAD, encoded by the coding sequence ATGGCAGCTATCGGCTTTGTGAACGGCACCATCGAAAAAGGCTTCGTTGGCCAGCTCAAGACGCTCTCGATCCGCGCCAGCATCGAGATCAGCCCCAATCGCGGCAAGGGCAGTGACGTCCAGCCCGATTTCCGGGTCTTCTCCGAAGGCGTCGAGATCGGTGCCGGCTGGGTTCGCACCGGCGAGGTGTCGGGCAAGACCTATGTCTCGCTGAGCCTCGCGGCCCCCGAATTCGGTCCGCGCCGGCTCTACGCCAACCTCGGCCGCGCCGCGGGTCAGGACGATGACGACACCTATGCCGTCATCTGGAACCCGGCCGACTGA
- a CDS encoding TolC family protein, which translates to MLGGAAMLLAFGQLAYAQTLSLDDALSRVASSDPTVAANAARLEAADAAILQADVRPRDVVGVDFEDFAGTGPYSPLNRSQTTGWYERTWERGGKREARIGAARADVAVVGQQNRIRLFDRLARVQTAWVEALAAEAAIPVAEARLSDLKRVELDVVRRVTGALDPWFAAERARTNVAQAEIAVEQAKEWARIARASLAAWWGGTGDFKLDAATFERLDLTVPTAGASAEIDLLAAELAAAEAKTRLAETGNVADPTGRVGLRHFGEGNDFAVMVGGSIPLGSAAANRGNVTRARADQRAIEAEVAVTRVEIGREIDKLVADRKLIAAEVARIDAEVIPSANRAVRLIRDGLARGGTAFTFLEYAQAQAAANEAQSRRVELLRRFHLLGARLDRLTGRHVALLSTMENAR; encoded by the coding sequence ATGCTCGGCGGGGCAGCGATGCTGCTCGCCTTCGGGCAGTTAGCTTACGCCCAGACCCTGAGTCTCGACGACGCCTTGTCGCGCGTCGCGTCCAGCGATCCAACGGTCGCCGCCAATGCGGCCAGGCTCGAAGCCGCCGACGCCGCAATCCTGCAGGCCGACGTGCGCCCGCGCGATGTCGTCGGCGTGGACTTCGAGGATTTCGCCGGAACCGGCCCCTATTCACCGCTCAATCGATCGCAGACGACGGGCTGGTACGAGCGAACATGGGAACGCGGCGGCAAGCGCGAGGCACGGATCGGCGCCGCGCGCGCCGATGTCGCGGTCGTCGGCCAGCAAAACCGCATCCGGCTGTTCGATCGTCTCGCGCGCGTGCAGACGGCATGGGTCGAAGCGCTCGCCGCCGAGGCCGCGATCCCCGTTGCCGAAGCGCGGCTCTCCGACCTCAAGCGTGTCGAGCTCGATGTCGTCCGCCGTGTCACCGGCGCGCTTGATCCCTGGTTCGCCGCCGAACGGGCACGCACCAATGTCGCGCAGGCCGAGATCGCGGTCGAGCAGGCGAAGGAATGGGCGCGCATCGCGCGCGCCAGTCTGGCGGCATGGTGGGGCGGCACGGGCGACTTCAAGCTCGACGCAGCAACATTCGAACGGCTCGACCTGACGGTTCCCACCGCCGGCGCTTCAGCCGAGATCGACCTGCTCGCCGCCGAACTCGCTGCGGCCGAGGCCAAGACACGGCTTGCCGAGACCGGCAATGTTGCCGACCCGACCGGCCGCGTCGGCCTTCGCCACTTTGGCGAGGGCAATGATTTCGCGGTGATGGTCGGTGGCTCGATCCCGCTCGGCAGCGCCGCCGCCAATCGCGGCAATGTCACCAGGGCGCGCGCCGACCAGCGCGCCATCGAGGCAGAGGTCGCGGTGACACGCGTCGAGATCGGGCGCGAGATCGACAAGCTGGTCGCCGACCGCAAGTTGATCGCAGCCGAGGTCGCGCGGATCGATGCCGAAGTGATCCCGAGCGCCAATCGCGCGGTTCGTCTGATCCGCGACGGGCTCGCGCGGGGCGGCACCGCCTTCACCTTCCTCGAATACGCCCAGGCGCAGGCCGCCGCCAACGAGGCGCAATCGCGCCGCGTCGAGCTGCTGCGCCGCTTCCACCTACTCGGCGCGCGCCTGGACCGGCTGACCGGTCGCCACGTCGCGCTCCTTTCGACCATGGAGAATGCTCGATGA
- a CDS encoding HEPN domain-containing protein has translation MKTDLDHLPGGKQQDLARIVEILFAEFEDATALSTQKWKKQGRILKVILYGSYARGDWVADPVGGYYSDYDILVVVNDERLTDPVDYWYKAEDRFLRDYGVTRKLSAPVGLIVHSLTDVNQQLSRGRPFFIDIVRDGVVLYELGTQAFDTPKPLSVEEARAEAQAYFDKWFASAAGFLKSAKFAIGEGLNNHAAFFLHQATEHFYHTVLHVLTLYSPKSHKINFLRDRSEDIARDLIPVWPRDSKFGRRCFELLQQAYVNARYSPHYKITGPELEWLVERIELLQAEVKTISEMRLAPE, from the coding sequence ATGAAAACCGATCTCGACCATCTTCCCGGCGGCAAGCAGCAGGACCTCGCGCGTATCGTCGAAATCCTCTTCGCCGAATTCGAGGATGCGACGGCGCTTTCGACACAGAAATGGAAGAAGCAGGGCCGCATCCTCAAGGTCATCCTCTACGGTAGCTATGCGCGCGGCGACTGGGTCGCCGATCCCGTCGGCGGCTATTATTCGGATTACGATATCCTCGTCGTCGTCAACGACGAGCGGCTGACCGATCCGGTCGATTACTGGTACAAGGCCGAGGACCGCTTCCTGCGCGATTATGGCGTGACCAGGAAGCTGTCGGCGCCCGTGGGGCTGATCGTCCACAGCCTGACCGACGTGAACCAGCAGCTTTCGCGCGGCCGGCCCTTCTTCATCGATATCGTGCGCGATGGCGTCGTGCTGTACGAGTTGGGTACGCAGGCGTTCGATACGCCCAAGCCGCTGTCGGTCGAGGAGGCGAGGGCGGAGGCGCAGGCTTATTTCGACAAGTGGTTTGCGAGCGCCGCTGGATTTCTGAAGAGCGCCAAGTTTGCGATCGGGGAAGGGCTAAACAATCATGCGGCCTTCTTCCTGCATCAGGCCACGGAACACTTTTACCACACGGTGCTCCACGTCCTGACGCTGTACAGTCCGAAATCGCACAAGATAAATTTCCTGCGCGACAGGTCCGAAGATATCGCCCGCGATCTCATTCCCGTCTGGCCGCGCGACAGCAAGTTCGGCCGCCGCTGCTTTGAGCTTTTGCAGCAGGCTTATGTCAACGCGCGCTACTCGCCGCACTACAAGATTACCGGTCCCGAACTCGAATGGCTCGTCGAACGCATCGAACTGCTTCAGGCCGAGGTGAAGACGATTTCCGAGATGCGTCTAGCCCCAGAATAG
- a CDS encoding CusA/CzcA family heavy metal efflux RND transporter, with translation MTTETAPPPGKPAFLERLIAGAIRFRWAVLGIVALLCALGVWSFQQLPIDATPDITNVQVQINSEAPGFSPLEAEQRVTFPVETAIAGLPGLQYTRSISRYGLSQVTAVFEDGTDIYFARQLINERLQSAREQLPPGVAPEMGPIATGLGEIFMYTLEAQPGARKPGGSAYTPEDLRTLQDWVIRPQLRNTPGVTEVNSIGGYERQYHVTPIPARLSAYGLTLRDVVQALELNNDNVGAGYVERYGEQYLVRTPGQANGIEDLKAIIVSNRNGIPIRVADVADISLGEELRTGAATENGQEVVIGTVFMLAGENSRIVARAAAERLEVAAKALPAGVKAVPIYDRTNLVERAIWTVEKNLLEGALLVIVVLFLLLGNVRAALITAAVIPITMLMTITGMVRGGVSGNLMSLGALDFGLIVDGAVIIVENCLRRFGEAQHQLGRLLTRGERFSLAASASSEVIRPSLFGMLIIALVYVPIFALTGVEGKMFHPMAITVVMALTAALILSLTFVPAAMALFVKGKVEEKESRLMGWARRAYAPALDAALRLRTAFVVGAVALVALSGFAATRMGSEFVPNLDEGDIALHALRIPGTSLTQAVGMQTALEARIKRFPEVDRVVAKIGTAEIATDPMPSSVADTFIFLKDRKDWPDPRKPKTELVKEMQAAVAQIPGNNYEFTQPIQMRFNELLSGVRADVAVKVFGDDLDTLLEVGKSIEGVAAGIEGAQDVSVEQVTGLPMLQITPDRGALARFGLNVNDVQQAVAVSIGGVQAGQMFEGDRRFPIIVRLPENIRERVDEIVRLRIPLTGAGPSVDPATGMAMDTGLRGFVPLADVAKVEVAIGPNQISREDGKRRVVVTANVRGRDLGSFIEELQAKVGAEVEVPDGYWITYGGTFEQLISAAKRLQLVVPAALLLIFGLLYALFRSGKDAAIVFSGVPLALTGGVAALLLRGMPLSISAGVGFIALSGVAVLNGVVMLSFIKQLRETGSDLEQAIREGALTRLRPVLMTALVASLGFVPMAFNVGAGAEVQRPLATVVIGGIISSTILTLLVLPALYQLVHSRGAKDQNTQPPAAEPSLA, from the coding sequence ATGACCACTGAGACCGCTCCGCCCCCGGGCAAACCAGCGTTCCTCGAACGCCTCATCGCCGGGGCGATCCGCTTTCGCTGGGCCGTCCTCGGCATCGTCGCGCTCTTGTGCGCGCTCGGCGTCTGGAGCTTCCAGCAACTGCCGATCGACGCCACTCCAGATATCACCAACGTCCAGGTCCAGATCAATAGCGAGGCGCCCGGCTTCTCGCCGCTCGAGGCCGAGCAGCGGGTAACCTTCCCGGTCGAGACGGCAATCGCTGGGCTGCCGGGGCTGCAATATACGCGCTCGATCTCGCGCTATGGCCTCAGCCAGGTGACCGCGGTGTTCGAAGACGGGACCGACATCTATTTCGCACGGCAGCTCATCAACGAGCGGCTGCAATCGGCGCGCGAGCAGCTTCCGCCGGGCGTCGCGCCCGAAATGGGGCCGATCGCGACCGGGCTCGGCGAGATTTTCATGTATACGCTCGAAGCCCAGCCGGGTGCGCGCAAACCAGGCGGCAGCGCCTACACGCCCGAGGATCTCCGCACCTTGCAGGACTGGGTGATCCGGCCTCAGCTCCGCAACACCCCCGGGGTGACCGAGGTCAACAGCATCGGCGGCTATGAGCGTCAATATCATGTGACTCCGATCCCGGCGCGTCTCTCGGCCTATGGGCTGACATTGCGCGACGTCGTGCAGGCGCTCGAACTCAACAATGACAATGTCGGCGCGGGCTATGTCGAACGCTATGGCGAGCAATATCTCGTCCGCACACCCGGCCAGGCGAATGGCATCGAGGATCTGAAGGCAATCATCGTCAGCAACCGGAACGGCATCCCGATCCGCGTCGCCGACGTCGCCGACATCAGCCTCGGCGAAGAATTGCGCACCGGCGCCGCCACCGAGAACGGCCAGGAAGTGGTCATCGGCACCGTCTTCATGCTCGCGGGCGAGAACAGCCGGATCGTCGCGCGCGCCGCGGCGGAACGTCTGGAGGTCGCGGCGAAAGCACTGCCCGCGGGCGTCAAGGCCGTTCCGATCTACGATCGCACCAATCTGGTCGAACGCGCGATCTGGACGGTCGAGAAGAATCTTCTCGAAGGTGCACTGCTCGTCATCGTCGTGCTCTTCCTGCTGCTCGGCAACGTCCGCGCGGCGCTGATCACCGCGGCGGTCATACCGATCACCATGCTGATGACGATCACCGGCATGGTGCGCGGCGGCGTGTCGGGGAACCTCATGAGCCTCGGCGCGCTCGACTTCGGCCTGATCGTCGATGGCGCGGTGATCATCGTCGAAAACTGCCTCCGGCGCTTCGGCGAGGCGCAGCATCAGTTGGGCCGCCTGCTGACCCGCGGCGAGCGTTTCTCGCTCGCCGCCTCGGCCAGTTCGGAGGTCATCCGCCCCTCGCTGTTCGGGATGCTGATCATCGCGCTCGTCTATGTGCCGATCTTCGCGCTCACCGGCGTCGAGGGAAAGATGTTCCATCCGATGGCAATCACCGTCGTGATGGCGCTGACCGCGGCGCTGATTCTCTCGCTAACCTTCGTTCCCGCGGCGATGGCGCTCTTCGTCAAGGGCAAGGTCGAGGAGAAGGAAAGCCGGCTGATGGGCTGGGCGCGCCGCGCTTACGCCCCTGCCCTCGACGCTGCCTTGCGGCTGCGCACGGCATTCGTCGTCGGCGCAGTTGCGCTGGTCGCGCTGTCGGGGTTCGCTGCGACGCGGATGGGCTCGGAGTTTGTGCCGAACCTCGACGAGGGCGATATCGCGCTCCATGCGCTGCGTATTCCGGGCACCAGCCTGACGCAGGCGGTCGGCATGCAGACCGCGCTGGAAGCGCGGATCAAGCGCTTCCCCGAGGTCGACCGGGTGGTCGCGAAGATCGGCACCGCCGAGATCGCGACCGATCCGATGCCGTCTTCGGTCGCCGACACCTTCATCTTCCTGAAGGACCGCAAGGACTGGCCCGATCCACGGAAGCCGAAGACCGAACTCGTCAAGGAAATGCAGGCCGCGGTCGCCCAGATTCCGGGCAACAATTACGAGTTCACCCAGCCGATCCAGATGCGATTCAACGAGCTTCTCTCGGGGGTGCGCGCCGATGTGGCGGTGAAGGTGTTCGGCGACGATCTCGATACCTTGCTCGAAGTCGGCAAGTCGATCGAGGGGGTTGCTGCGGGGATCGAGGGCGCGCAGGACGTCAGCGTCGAGCAGGTCACCGGCCTGCCGATGCTGCAGATCACGCCCGACCGCGGCGCGCTCGCGCGCTTCGGCCTCAATGTGAACGACGTCCAGCAGGCCGTGGCCGTTTCGATCGGCGGCGTGCAGGCGGGACAGATGTTCGAGGGCGACCGCCGCTTCCCGATCATCGTCCGCTTGCCCGAGAATATCCGCGAGCGGGTCGACGAGATTGTCCGGCTGCGGATTCCGCTGACGGGCGCGGGTCCGTCGGTCGATCCGGCGACGGGCATGGCGATGGATACGGGCCTGCGCGGCTTCGTGCCGCTCGCCGATGTCGCCAAGGTCGAGGTCGCGATCGGTCCCAACCAGATCAGCCGCGAGGATGGCAAGCGCCGCGTCGTGGTGACCGCCAACGTCCGCGGCCGCGACCTCGGCTCCTTCATCGAGGAGTTGCAGGCCAAGGTCGGAGCCGAGGTCGAAGTACCCGATGGCTACTGGATCACCTATGGGGGGACGTTCGAGCAGCTGATCTCGGCGGCAAAGCGGCTCCAGCTCGTGGTCCCCGCGGCGCTGCTGCTGATCTTCGGCCTGCTCTACGCGCTGTTTCGCTCGGGCAAGGATGCCGCGATCGTCTTTTCGGGGGTGCCGCTGGCACTCACCGGCGGGGTCGCGGCGCTCCTGCTTCGCGGGATGCCGCTGTCGATCTCGGCCGGGGTGGGCTTTATTGCCCTTTCCGGGGTCGCGGTGCTCAACGGCGTGGTGATGCTGAGCTTCATCAAGCAGCTTCGCGAGACCGGCAGCGACCTCGAACAGGCGATCCGCGAGGGCGCGCTCACACGTCTTCGTCCGGTGCTGATGACCGCGCTCGTTGCGAGCCTCGGCTTCGTGCCGATGGCGTTCAACGTCGGCGCGGGCGCCGAGGTGCAGCGGCCGCTCGCGACGGTCGTGATCGGCGGGATCATCTCCTCGACAATCCTGACCCTTCTCGTGCTGCCAGCGCTCTATCAGCTAGTGCACAGCCGGGGCGCGAAGGACCAGAATACCCAGCCCCCAGCGGCCGAGCCTTCGCTGGCTTGA